A genomic region of Hydrogenovibrio crunogenus contains the following coding sequences:
- the exbB gene encoding TonB-system energizer ExbB: MEFLKLYLDITVFSLLGLMSFIMVWLAIERKLFFSRIELNQYDSLEALKVASTNNLTTIASIGSNAPYVGLLGTVLGILVTFYELGLNNQIETGQIMMGLALALKATAGGIALAIPSIIIYNGLLRKVDVIELEYQAHQKKSASSHS; encoded by the coding sequence ATGGAATTTTTAAAACTGTACTTAGACATCACCGTTTTCAGCCTATTAGGCTTGATGAGCTTTATTATGGTTTGGCTAGCCATTGAGCGTAAGCTGTTTTTCTCACGCATAGAACTCAATCAATATGACAGTTTGGAAGCGCTGAAAGTGGCCAGCACAAACAACTTAACAACCATAGCCAGCATTGGCTCCAATGCTCCTTATGTGGGCTTATTAGGAACCGTACTTGGTATTTTGGTAACCTTTTATGAATTAGGGCTTAACAACCAGATTGAGACTGGACAAATCATGATGGGATTAGCACTCGCCCTAAAAGCAACCGCAGGAGGCATTGCACTGGCAATTCCAAGCATTATTATCTACAACGGCTTGTTACGAAAAGTCGATGTGATTGAACTTGAATATCAAGCACATCAAAAAAAATCGGCCTCTTCGCACTCTTAA
- a CDS encoding energy transducer TonB has product MDKPGVLAFGITASIYSIIGFFLWHTFQSQQQSSQLMPVAVTTAMFVAQPEPKPEPKPEPKPEPKPEPKPEPKPEPKPEPKPEPKPEPKPEPKPEPKPEPKPEPKPEPKPEPKPEPKPEPKPEPKPEPKPEPKPEPKPEPKPEPKPEPKPEPKPEPKPEPKPEPKPEPKPEPKPEPKPEPKPEPKLESQPVDTTVTKQPAIKKERRRPNPYSMAEQINAEALYINKLARYLATLAQNHYPKRAKRRHQQGEVTLQFTLHPDGHISNLSIVKPAHFESLNEATLNIIRHTMAYQYTPFPKEMRQKPKTIQVPIEYILR; this is encoded by the coding sequence ATGGATAAACCAGGCGTGCTGGCTTTCGGCATTACGGCAAGTATTTACAGTATCATCGGTTTTTTTCTTTGGCATACGTTTCAGTCACAACAACAAAGCAGCCAATTGATGCCCGTTGCTGTAACCACGGCCATGTTCGTTGCACAACCTGAACCTAAGCCTGAACCTAAGCCTGAACCTAAGCCTGAACCTAAGCCTGAACCTAAGCCTGAACCTAAGCCTGAACCCAAGCCTGAACCCAAGCCTGAACCCAAGCCTGAACCCAAGCCTGAACCCAAGCCTGAACCCAAGCCTGAACCCAAGCCTGAACCCAAGCCTGAACCCAAGCCTGAACCCAAGCCTGAACCCAAGCCTGAACCCAAGCCTGAACCCAAGCCTGAACCCAAGCCTGAACCCAAGCCTGAACCCAAGCCTGAACCCAAGCCTGAACCCAAGCCTGAACCCAAGCCTGAACCCAAGCCTGAACCCAAGCCTGAACCCAAGCCTGAACCCAAGCCTGAACCCAAGCCTGAACCCAAGCCTGAACCCAAGCCTGAACCCAAGCCTGAACCCAAACTGGAATCGCAACCGGTTGACACAACTGTTACCAAACAACCGGCCATTAAAAAAGAGCGACGTCGACCGAACCCTTATTCCATGGCTGAGCAAATCAACGCTGAAGCGTTATACATCAACAAACTGGCACGCTATTTAGCTACACTGGCTCAAAACCATTATCCGAAAAGAGCCAAACGTCGTCACCAACAAGGCGAAGTAACATTACAGTTTACACTTCACCCGGATGGGCACATCTCAAATCTGTCGATTGTTAAACCAGCTCATTTCGAAAGTTTAAATGAAGCGACTTTAAACATCATACGTCACACCATGGCGTATCAATACACGCCATTTCCAAAAGAGATGCGTCAAAAGCCGAAAACTATTCAAGTGCCAATTGAATACATTTTGCGCTAG
- the gatC gene encoding Asp-tRNA(Asn)/Glu-tRNA(Gln) amidotransferase subunit GatC, which yields MSLEKTEVDTISRLAAISVDASEVDQLTAKISNVLDLFQRMEAVDTTNVEPMSHPLDQVQRLREDVVTETDHHEEYQKLAPAAENGMYLVPQVID from the coding sequence GTGTCTTTAGAAAAAACTGAAGTCGATACGATTTCACGTCTTGCTGCTATTTCGGTTGATGCCTCAGAAGTCGATCAATTGACGGCTAAAATTTCTAATGTTCTTGATCTTTTTCAACGAATGGAAGCGGTGGATACAACAAATGTAGAGCCGATGTCTCATCCCTTGGATCAGGTTCAGAGATTAAGAGAGGATGTTGTGACTGAAACCGATCATCACGAAGAGTATCAAAAATTAGCACCCGCAGCCGAAAATGGCATGTATTTGGTGCCGCAAGTAATTGATTAA
- the gatA gene encoding Asp-tRNA(Asn)/Glu-tRNA(Gln) amidotransferase subunit GatA → MHTLSVKEMSEKLRNKEITSVALTQHYLDRIDQYDGELNAYVTVTPELAMEMARQADQMIAEGKGGLLTGIPVAHKDIFCTLDVKTTCGSKMLDNFIAPYDAKVVEASRALGMPILGKTNMDEFAMGSSSESSYYGATKNPWDLKAVPGGSSGGSAAVIAAGLAPLATGSDTGGSIRQPASFCGITGIKPTYGAVSRYGMIAYASSFDQGGPMTRSAEESAWLLDVMAGFDERDSTSLEQPKQDYVSALSNDIKGLKVGVPAEYFEEGLDDGVATTVRAAIAELEKLGAEIVEVSLPNKDLAVPAYYVLAPAEASSNLSRFDGVRYGYRCENPTDLNDLYTRSRSEGFGAEVKRRIMVGAYALSAGYYDAYYLKAQKLRRMVRDDFVNAFEQCDVIVGPVAPTPAFNIGEKSDDPVSMYLADLYTIPVNLAGMPAMSVPAGFSNGRPVGLHLVGPYHSEAKLLNVAHQYQQVTNWHQKMPESYQ, encoded by the coding sequence ATGCATACTTTATCTGTTAAGGAAATGAGCGAAAAGCTCCGAAATAAAGAAATTACCAGTGTTGCGTTGACGCAACATTATTTAGACCGTATTGATCAATATGACGGAGAGTTGAATGCCTACGTTACGGTCACACCGGAATTGGCAATGGAAATGGCCAGACAGGCCGATCAGATGATTGCTGAAGGCAAGGGCGGCTTGTTAACTGGAATACCGGTGGCGCACAAGGATATCTTTTGTACGTTGGATGTGAAAACCACGTGTGGTTCGAAAATGTTGGACAATTTTATTGCGCCTTACGATGCCAAAGTGGTTGAAGCTTCTCGAGCATTGGGAATGCCTATTTTAGGGAAGACCAATATGGATGAGTTTGCCATGGGGTCGTCTTCAGAAAGCAGTTATTATGGGGCGACCAAAAATCCTTGGGATTTGAAAGCGGTCCCTGGCGGTTCTTCTGGTGGGTCGGCTGCGGTGATTGCGGCTGGCTTGGCTCCTTTGGCAACTGGCTCCGATACGGGAGGCTCTATTCGTCAACCGGCTTCTTTCTGTGGCATAACTGGAATTAAGCCGACTTATGGTGCGGTATCCCGTTACGGTATGATTGCTTATGCCTCTAGTTTTGACCAAGGGGGACCAATGACGCGCTCTGCAGAAGAGTCCGCTTGGTTGTTGGATGTTATGGCCGGATTTGATGAGCGAGATTCAACCAGTCTTGAGCAACCTAAGCAAGACTATGTATCCGCTTTAAGTAATGACATTAAAGGCTTAAAAGTAGGCGTGCCAGCAGAGTACTTTGAAGAAGGATTGGATGACGGGGTTGCAACCACTGTTCGTGCTGCCATTGCTGAGCTTGAGAAACTGGGCGCTGAAATTGTCGAGGTCAGTTTGCCGAATAAAGATTTGGCTGTGCCCGCGTATTATGTCCTAGCACCAGCAGAAGCCTCATCTAACTTGTCGCGTTTTGACGGTGTGCGTTATGGTTATCGGTGCGAGAATCCAACAGATTTGAATGATTTATACACACGCTCTCGTTCAGAAGGATTTGGCGCCGAAGTGAAACGCCGAATTATGGTGGGGGCTTATGCTTTGTCTGCCGGTTATTACGATGCCTATTATTTGAAAGCGCAAAAGTTACGCCGAATGGTTCGGGACGATTTTGTTAACGCATTCGAACAATGTGATGTGATTGTTGGACCGGTTGCACCTACACCGGCTTTCAATATCGGAGAAAAATCTGATGATCCGGTCAGTATGTATTTAGCGGATCTTTATACGATTCCTGTTAATTTGGCAGGGATGCCTGCTATGTCTGTTCCAGCCGGTTTCTCAAATGGTCGACCTGTCGGTCTTCACTTAGTCGGGCCTTATCACAGTGAGGCGAAGTTGCTGAATGTCGCACATCAATATCAGCAAGTGACAAATTGGCATCAGAAAATGCCAGAAAGCTATCAATAA
- the htpX gene encoding protease HtpX, producing the protein MKRIGLFLLTNIAVLAVAMITMNLLGVGSYMQGTSLDLGNLFAFAAIIGFAGSFVSLAMSKWLAKMSVGAQVIKQPRNADEQWLVETVRRQAEKAGIGMPEVAIYEGAEPNAFATGMTKNSALVAVSTGLLRHMRQNEVEAVLGHEVAHIANGDMVTMALLQGVVNTFVIFFAKIVAYVVDRVVLKNESEGHSIAFIVVDIVAQILFGILASMITMWFSRKREFHADNGGAYLAGKENMIAALQRLQTMQPGELPDQMAAFGISARPSNIGDLFRSHPPLEKRIEALRATTQDQLKVA; encoded by the coding sequence ATGAAACGAATTGGTTTATTTTTATTAACAAACATCGCGGTTTTGGCTGTGGCCATGATTACGATGAATCTTTTGGGTGTGGGCAGCTACATGCAAGGGACTAGCCTTGATTTAGGGAATTTGTTTGCCTTTGCCGCAATCATTGGGTTTGCGGGCTCTTTTGTTTCTCTTGCCATGTCTAAATGGCTGGCAAAAATGTCCGTGGGCGCTCAAGTGATTAAACAGCCACGTAATGCGGATGAGCAATGGTTGGTAGAAACTGTGCGTCGTCAGGCTGAAAAAGCCGGTATTGGTATGCCGGAAGTTGCAATTTATGAAGGGGCTGAACCCAACGCGTTTGCAACCGGGATGACGAAGAACTCTGCCTTGGTTGCCGTGTCTACGGGGTTGCTACGTCATATGCGTCAAAACGAAGTTGAAGCGGTTCTAGGTCATGAGGTTGCTCATATTGCAAATGGTGATATGGTGACGATGGCTTTATTGCAAGGGGTTGTGAACACTTTCGTTATTTTCTTCGCAAAGATTGTCGCTTATGTCGTGGATCGTGTTGTGTTGAAAAACGAAAGCGAAGGGCACAGTATTGCTTTTATTGTTGTTGATATCGTGGCGCAGATCTTATTTGGCATTTTAGCGAGTATGATTACGATGTGGTTCTCACGTAAGCGTGAATTCCATGCCGATAATGGCGGTGCGTACCTTGCAGGTAAAGAAAATATGATTGCTGCATTACAACGTTTACAAACGATGCAGCCAGGTGAATTGCCTGATCAAATGGCGGCATTTGGGATTTCGGCAAGACCGTCTAACATTGGCGACCTATTCCGTTCCCATCCACCTTTGGAAAAGCGTATTGAAGCATTACGTGCGACAACGCAAGACCAGCTTAAAGTTGCTTAA
- a CDS encoding biopolymer transporter ExbD translates to MKRFDQINVIPMIDVMLVLLAIVLTSASFIVQDKLNIELPETKQTSTYKPDNDVSLRIAINADNQLFLNDQTTTLEALNLELRHLNPDDAIEIRVDQKAEFGHFTNLIDLMKKHHLSNLNILTRKQNG, encoded by the coding sequence ATGAAACGATTTGATCAAATCAATGTTATTCCGATGATTGATGTCATGCTGGTTTTATTAGCCATCGTGTTGACCTCTGCTAGCTTCATCGTTCAAGACAAACTGAATATAGAATTACCTGAAACCAAACAAACCAGCACCTATAAGCCAGACAATGACGTCTCGCTTCGCATTGCTATCAATGCAGACAACCAACTGTTTCTGAACGATCAAACAACAACACTTGAAGCACTCAATCTTGAACTTCGACACCTAAACCCAGATGACGCCATCGAAATACGTGTGGATCAAAAAGCCGAATTTGGACACTTCACCAATCTCATAGACCTAATGAAAAAACACCATTTAAGCAACTTAAACATTCTGACAAGGAAGCAGAATGGATAA
- a CDS encoding SufE family protein: protein MNYAPAEKTLSEVQADLVKRFTHFDNWKDRYKYLIDMGKQLQNMPEEYKTEDNRIHGCQSQVWIHIEEQDGILYMEAMSDAAIVSGLIALLLKIYNGRTPQEIATAPLDFLGEIGLLQHLSANRSTGLYHMIKRIQAEANAHLNPPS from the coding sequence ATGAATTACGCACCGGCTGAAAAAACCTTATCTGAAGTACAGGCAGATTTGGTGAAACGCTTTACCCATTTTGATAACTGGAAAGACCGCTATAAATATTTAATCGATATGGGCAAGCAACTTCAGAACATGCCTGAAGAATATAAAACGGAAGACAACCGTATTCATGGCTGCCAATCTCAGGTTTGGATTCATATCGAAGAACAAGATGGCATTCTTTATATGGAAGCTATGTCCGATGCAGCCATTGTCTCGGGGTTAATTGCCTTATTGCTTAAAATATACAATGGTCGAACCCCTCAAGAAATTGCAACAGCTCCGTTGGATTTCTTAGGTGAGATTGGGTTATTACAACACCTTTCCGCCAATCGCTCCACAGGGCTTTATCATATGATCAAACGCATCCAAGCAGAAGCGAATGCCCACTTAAATCCTCCTTCTTAA
- the gatB gene encoding Asp-tRNA(Asn)/Glu-tRNA(Gln) amidotransferase subunit GatB, whose amino-acid sequence MTWEVVIGLEIHAQLTTKTKIFSGSSIDYGAAPNTQANLLDLGMPGQLPVLNKAVIPKAIKLGLALGAEIGRRSVFDRKNYFYPDLPKGYQTSQFSFPIVDKGGVVEIEVDGEIKKIGVTRAHLEEDAGKSIHDAFPGQTGIDLNRAGTPLLEIVSEPDMRSAKEAVAYAKKMHELVQYLGICDGNMQEGSFRVDSNVSIHKPGTPFGTRAELKNINSFKFIEQAIELEIERQIEVLESGGQVVQETRLYDAEKNETRSMREKEEANDYRYFPCPDLLPVVITEEDIEAIRAEMPEMPDAKRNRYVADFGLSDYDAAFLTGSRAMAEYFEAVVAETKEAKLSANWVMGELSKSLNQKGVDISDSPVSAQMLAGLIERIQDNTISGKIAKQVFDAMWSGEGTADEVIEQKGLKQITDSSAIEALVDEVLANNAAQVEAYKGGQEKMFGFFVGQVMKASQGQANPAQVNQVLKDKLK is encoded by the coding sequence ATGACTTGGGAAGTTGTAATTGGTTTAGAGATTCATGCTCAGTTAACCACCAAAACAAAGATTTTTTCAGGCTCCTCCATTGATTATGGAGCGGCGCCGAATACACAGGCAAACCTGCTGGATCTTGGAATGCCAGGGCAGTTACCTGTGTTAAACAAGGCCGTCATTCCGAAGGCAATCAAACTGGGCTTGGCTTTGGGTGCAGAGATTGGGCGTCGTTCAGTATTTGACCGAAAAAATTATTTCTATCCAGATTTACCGAAAGGGTATCAGACGTCACAATTTTCGTTTCCGATTGTCGATAAAGGCGGTGTGGTCGAGATTGAAGTGGATGGTGAAATCAAAAAGATTGGCGTTACTCGTGCGCATTTGGAAGAAGATGCCGGGAAGTCCATTCACGATGCTTTTCCTGGGCAAACCGGGATTGATTTGAATCGTGCCGGAACTCCCTTATTGGAAATCGTTTCGGAACCGGATATGCGTTCTGCAAAAGAAGCTGTGGCGTATGCGAAAAAAATGCATGAACTGGTACAGTATTTAGGTATCTGTGACGGCAATATGCAAGAAGGCTCTTTCCGTGTGGATTCGAATGTATCGATTCACAAGCCTGGTACGCCTTTTGGAACGCGTGCTGAATTGAAAAACATCAACTCTTTTAAGTTTATTGAGCAAGCTATTGAGCTTGAAATTGAGCGTCAGATAGAGGTGTTGGAGTCGGGTGGTCAAGTAGTTCAAGAAACCCGTTTATATGATGCAGAAAAAAATGAAACCCGTTCCATGCGAGAAAAAGAAGAAGCCAACGATTATCGTTACTTTCCTTGTCCAGATTTATTGCCGGTGGTTATTACAGAGGAAGACATTGAAGCGATACGTGCGGAAATGCCGGAAATGCCCGACGCGAAAAGAAACCGTTATGTCGCCGATTTTGGCTTGTCGGACTATGATGCCGCTTTCTTGACGGGATCTCGTGCGATGGCTGAGTATTTTGAAGCCGTTGTTGCGGAAACGAAAGAAGCCAAGCTGTCTGCTAACTGGGTCATGGGAGAATTGTCTAAATCTTTGAATCAAAAAGGCGTCGATATTTCGGATTCTCCTGTTTCAGCACAAATGTTGGCCGGGTTGATTGAGCGCATTCAAGACAATACGATTTCAGGTAAAATTGCCAAGCAGGTATTTGATGCTATGTGGTCTGGAGAAGGGACTGCAGATGAGGTCATTGAGCAAAAAGGCTTGAAGCAGATTACAGATTCATCAGCCATTGAAGCCTTAGTGGATGAGGTTTTGGCTAATAATGCCGCACAAGTGGAAGCCTATAAAGGCGGACAAGAAAAAATGTTCGGCTTCTTTGTCGGTCAAGTGATGAAAGCTTCACAGGGTCAAGCGAATCCGGCACAAGTTAATCAGGTTCTGAAAGATAAGTTGAAATAA
- a CDS encoding rod shape-determining protein — translation MFRKIIGLFSNDLSIDLGTANTLIYVRGKGMVLNEPSVVAIMNNRQGSNSRSIVAVGEGAKRMLGKENQKIQTIRPMKDGVIADFEVTEKMLQSFIRKVHEARFFQPSPRVLVCVPCGSTQVERRAIRESAAGAGAREVYLIEEPMAAAIGAGMPVSEATGSMVVDIGGGTTEVATLSLNGIVWSDSVKVGGDRFDDAIIKYVRRNYGMVIGEATAEKIKKEIGTAYHEIEPDTLEVHGANIAESVPRRFTLNSNEILEALQEPLSAIVSAVRTALEHTPPELGADIAEHGIVLTGGGALLRNINIMLSEETGVPVIIADDPLTCVARGGGRALELMDEKGIDVFSFD, via the coding sequence ATGTTTCGTAAAATCATCGGACTCTTTTCTAACGACCTTTCTATTGACCTAGGAACAGCGAACACTCTTATTTACGTTCGCGGCAAAGGCATGGTTCTAAATGAGCCGTCTGTTGTTGCGATTATGAATAACCGCCAGGGGTCAAACTCTCGCTCTATTGTTGCGGTTGGGGAAGGCGCCAAAAGAATGTTGGGGAAAGAAAACCAAAAAATTCAAACCATTCGCCCGATGAAAGATGGCGTGATCGCTGATTTTGAAGTGACTGAAAAAATGCTTCAGTCCTTTATCCGCAAAGTGCATGAAGCACGTTTTTTCCAACCAAGTCCTCGCGTGCTTGTCTGTGTTCCTTGCGGTTCAACGCAAGTAGAACGTCGTGCAATTCGTGAATCAGCTGCCGGCGCAGGTGCCCGAGAAGTTTACCTTATTGAAGAACCGATGGCGGCGGCCATCGGTGCAGGGATGCCAGTAAGTGAAGCAACAGGGTCTATGGTTGTTGATATCGGGGGTGGTACCACAGAGGTTGCGACACTGTCACTAAACGGTATTGTTTGGTCAGATTCTGTTAAAGTCGGAGGCGATCGCTTTGATGATGCCATTATCAAATATGTTCGTCGCAATTACGGCATGGTGATTGGGGAAGCAACGGCTGAAAAAATTAAAAAAGAGATCGGAACGGCTTACCATGAAATTGAACCAGACACACTTGAAGTTCACGGTGCAAACATTGCTGAATCTGTTCCTCGTCGCTTCACACTTAACAGCAACGAGATTTTAGAAGCCTTACAAGAGCCACTTTCTGCAATCGTCAGTGCGGTTAGAACGGCCTTAGAGCACACGCCACCGGAATTGGGAGCTGATATTGCTGAACATGGTATCGTTTTAACAGGTGGGGGCGCTCTATTACGCAACATCAATATTATGCTTTCTGAAGAAACTGGTGTTCCGGTTATCATTGCTGATGACCCTCTAACCTGTGTTGCTCGCGGAGGTGGTCGTGCATTAGAGCTTATGGATGAAAAAGGAATTGATGTCTTTTCTTTTGACTAA
- a CDS encoding MBL fold metallo-hydrolase, with the protein MSAMGRRDLLKGMFGVSVGMVGMSALNPLYANGLAEFKGPAVPDVDAVKVSDRCYYIPAMGSEPTPDNFGMFSNPGFVVTSEGVVVIDTGSSVQIGEMVLRQIKKVTDKPVIKVINTHYHGDHWLGNHAFVAANPDVDIYSHPACQKVLKSGQDKFWFNFMQTNTDNKITGTVITLPTKSLSGGETIKVGDTTLKIHHFGKVHTESDIAIEVVDDKTMYMGDMVMRRVANMADGSFVGSIKALSAVEKMPIDNFIPMHGKHEDVQLIKDGKDFMDIIYTKAGEYYEEGLSDFEMKPKIMAEPFMKEVASQWPGYESTIGKFVVVAIQEYEKNLF; encoded by the coding sequence ATGAGTGCAATGGGACGTCGTGACTTGTTAAAAGGGATGTTTGGGGTGTCGGTCGGGATGGTCGGAATGTCGGCTTTAAATCCTTTATATGCTAATGGACTGGCTGAGTTTAAAGGCCCTGCAGTACCGGATGTAGATGCAGTAAAGGTCAGTGACCGCTGTTATTATATTCCAGCAATGGGATCCGAGCCGACACCGGATAATTTCGGTATGTTTAGTAACCCTGGGTTTGTTGTGACATCTGAAGGTGTGGTTGTCATTGATACGGGTAGTTCTGTTCAAATCGGTGAAATGGTTTTGCGCCAAATCAAAAAAGTAACAGATAAACCGGTTATTAAAGTAATTAACACGCATTATCATGGGGATCACTGGTTAGGAAACCATGCGTTTGTTGCGGCCAATCCTGATGTTGATATTTACTCGCATCCGGCTTGTCAGAAAGTGCTGAAATCAGGTCAGGATAAGTTTTGGTTTAACTTTATGCAGACCAATACCGATAATAAAATTACCGGAACGGTTATTACCCTACCAACTAAATCATTAAGCGGAGGGGAAACCATTAAAGTGGGGGATACGACGTTAAAGATTCACCACTTTGGTAAAGTGCATACCGAGTCGGATATTGCGATTGAAGTTGTTGACGACAAGACGATGTATATGGGGGACATGGTAATGCGCCGTGTTGCTAATATGGCCGATGGCTCTTTTGTTGGGTCGATTAAAGCGTTAAGTGCCGTTGAAAAAATGCCAATTGACAACTTTATTCCGATGCATGGTAAGCATGAAGATGTTCAGCTGATTAAAGATGGTAAAGACTTTATGGATATCATTTATACAAAAGCCGGTGAATATTATGAAGAAGGGCTGTCTGATTTTGAAATGAAACCTAAGATTATGGCAGAACCATTTATGAAAGAAGTTGCGAGTCAATGGCCAGGCTATGAATCCACAATTGGTAAGTTTGTGGTGGTCGCTATTCAAGAATATGAAAAGAATTTATTTTAA